A region of Papilio machaon chromosome 14, ilPapMach1.1, whole genome shotgun sequence DNA encodes the following proteins:
- the LOC106710775 gene encoding uncharacterized protein LOC106710775 → MATVYDFLPIEFDYYAELSIRSRLAEARRYSRFHAVVLLQRIVRGHLIRKHFAWLSKNALTIQCAFRMHLARKAYRRALIQAVRNKHNKRYNQAATKIQALWRGHYSRNKKFCYYSYRRWLREVTERGKRRAAEAVEFGIRTKVDDLKMLEEEARKWLAFVVFKLHHLLRTYVRAGIYSKTGTSELSEFENLLNSIRYTEYMKRLKKKYDEFVRKYRPRFFNKRLFPIIGNGEDYWYLSLPEMYELTAQPPEVEDTRHINVHHGPIHKKPFLWRKVTSSKLTEERGPFIATRIPSKESLKSEPRDPRFDLYVQHYKPQPNIFDYVDYHINIVLLKKHKIQKM, encoded by the exons ATGGCAACAGTATACGATTTTTTACCTATTGAATTTGACTATTACGCCGAGTTAAGTATTCGTTCGAGACTTGCTGAGGCCAGACGATACAGCCGCTTCCATGCAGTAGTCCTCCTTCAGCGAATAGTCCGAGGacatttaataagaaaacattttgcATGGTTATCGAAAAATGCCCTTACAATACAATGCGCCTTTCGAATGCATCTCGCTCGTAAAGCGTACAGAAGAGCTTTGATACAAGCGGTACGGAACAAACATAACAAAAGGTATAATCAGGCTGCAACAAAGATACAG GCCTTATGGCGGGGCCACTATTCAAGAAACAAGAAATTCTGTTACTATTCTTACCGGAGATGGTTGCGTGAAGTGACCGAACGTGGTAAGCGACGAGCGGCCGAAGCTGTTGAATTCGGCATCAGAACAAAGGTCGATGACCTCAAAATGTTGGAAGAAGAAGCGAGAAAATGGCTCGCTTTCGTCGTCTTCAAGTTACATCACCTCCTCAGGACGTATGTCCGGGCCGGTATATATTCTAAAACTGGAACAAGCGAGCTGTCGGAGTTTGAAAaccttttaaattcaatacgTTACACGGAATATATGAAACgtttgaaaaagaaatatgacGAGTTTGTGCGAAAATATCGACCTcgttttttcaataaaagattGTTTCCAATAATAGGAAATGGAGAAGATTATTGGTACCTGTCTCTACCTGAGATGTATGAACTAACTGCTCAGCCTCCAGAAGTTGAAGATACGCGTCACATTAACGTACATCACGGTCCTATTCATAAGAAGCCGTTTCTTTGGAGGAAAGTGACAAGCTCTAAGCTTACAGAAGAAAGAGGTCCATTTATTGCGACGAGAATTCCTTCAAAAGAATCTTTAAAAAGTGAACCACGTGATCCACGTTTCGATCTCTACGTCCAACACTACAAGCCACAACCGAATATTTTCGATTATGTCGATTATCATATAAACATCGTACTATTGAAAAAACACAAGattcaaaaaatgtaa